In Planctomycetota bacterium, the following are encoded in one genomic region:
- a CDS encoding efflux RND transporter permease subunit, translated as MDPIKLAIKQPITVAVGIVLTLLAGYLAFATVPIEMTPEIERGVISVTTAYPNALPEDVENDILVEQEDVLRELGGLERLTSTASRGQGQIRIELGIGVDVEAATYEVDQLISRVPSYPDNVLQPVVEAEDPDSNDYIAWVVVEREELDGTPIPTADVQQLFDFVTNNISPRLERLDGMSQVNVLGGRERELQILVDPDALARRGITMSQFVAGLEQSNADFSGGAVRRGNYDVTVRVPARWDSVEEASSAIIRQDESGPVYVSDVAEVREAFREADSFIRSRGVPVLAMNFQRELGSNVLSVMDSMQATIAEMNAEGGILDQYARSQNYEGTVRLRQVYDETVYVR; from the coding sequence ATGGATCCGATCAAGCTCGCCATCAAGCAGCCGATCACCGTGGCCGTCGGCATTGTGCTGACGCTGCTGGCTGGGTACCTCGCGTTCGCGACGGTGCCGATCGAGATGACGCCGGAGATCGAGCGCGGCGTCATCAGCGTCACGACGGCGTATCCGAACGCCCTGCCGGAGGATGTCGAGAACGACATCCTCGTCGAGCAGGAGGATGTCCTTCGCGAGCTGGGCGGATTGGAACGCCTCACCAGTACGGCCAGTCGCGGTCAGGGACAGATCCGCATCGAGCTCGGCATCGGCGTCGACGTGGAGGCGGCGACGTACGAGGTCGACCAGCTCATCAGTCGCGTCCCGAGCTATCCGGACAACGTCCTTCAGCCCGTCGTCGAGGCCGAAGACCCCGACAGCAACGACTACATCGCTTGGGTCGTCGTCGAGCGCGAAGAGCTCGACGGCACGCCAATCCCGACGGCTGACGTGCAGCAGCTGTTCGACTTCGTCACGAACAACATCTCGCCTCGGCTTGAGCGGCTCGACGGGATGAGCCAGGTCAACGTGCTCGGCGGGCGAGAGCGCGAGCTGCAGATCCTGGTCGATCCCGACGCGCTGGCCCGACGCGGCATCACGATGTCGCAGTTCGTCGCGGGTCTGGAGCAAAGCAACGCCGACTTCTCCGGCGGGGCCGTCCGTCGTGGCAACTACGACGTGACCGTCCGCGTGCCGGCCCGCTGGGATTCGGTCGAGGAAGCATCCAGCGCGATCATCCGTCAGGACGAGTCCGGCCCGGTCTACGTGAGCGACGTCGCCGAAGTCCGCGAGGCTTTTCGAGAGGCGGACAGCTTCATTCGCAGTCGCGGCGTGCCAGTGCTGGCGATGAACTTCCAGCGCGAGCTCGGCAGCAACGTGCTGTCGGTGATGGACAGCATGCAGGCGACCATTGCCGAGATGAATGCCGAAGGCGGCATTCTCGACCAGTACGCCCGAAGCCAAAACTACGAAGGCACGGTCCGGCTGCGGCAGGTCTACGACGAGACCGTTTACGTTCGCT
- a CDS encoding efflux RND transporter periplasmic adaptor subunit — protein MPLLLRPTVAASVATLTMLLLAGCGGGDDQQAQQGGPQGGPPPTNVRVAAIRMESVGETRRVTGSIRAKQRSDVANIEPGRVVAVEFDEAQQVSQGDVLVRIDDRRLNEEIAAAEADVAAAESSVAEREAELAKAQADLVSRERAAQRAQGAVSELDLRTARTDVAVAESRVTASKKQLDAVQKRLDGFQVRLDDLAVVAPFDGQIMSRSAELGEYLNAGDAVATLVSGGTFEAVLDAPEALDPGNITADGCVVRLDASGAELVVEDVRIVGDIDPRSRRYVVVIDVSAPEGVALAPGMSVSAQLPSGGTQDRLIVPTDAIRRNQNGAFVYLALQDGEGTPPVGIPNAVEIAFKRGDDAILATPPQGPLQPGMLVVTMGAERIFFPGAPLAIQETPADEPTAE, from the coding sequence GTGCCGCTGCTGCTACGCCCTACCGTCGCCGCGTCCGTCGCGACGCTGACGATGTTGCTCCTTGCCGGCTGCGGCGGAGGCGACGATCAGCAAGCCCAGCAAGGCGGCCCGCAAGGTGGCCCTCCGCCGACGAATGTGCGTGTCGCTGCAATCCGAATGGAGTCGGTCGGCGAGACGCGCCGCGTCACCGGCAGCATCCGAGCCAAGCAGCGGAGCGACGTCGCCAACATCGAGCCCGGCCGCGTCGTCGCTGTCGAGTTCGACGAAGCGCAACAGGTCAGCCAGGGCGACGTGCTGGTGCGGATCGACGATCGTCGCCTCAACGAAGAAATTGCCGCCGCCGAGGCCGACGTCGCTGCTGCGGAGTCATCCGTCGCCGAGCGCGAGGCGGAGCTGGCCAAAGCGCAGGCCGACCTCGTCAGCCGCGAGCGTGCCGCCCAGCGCGCTCAAGGTGCCGTGAGCGAACTCGACCTTCGCACCGCCCGCACGGACGTCGCGGTGGCGGAGTCGCGTGTGACGGCATCCAAGAAGCAACTCGACGCCGTGCAGAAGCGGCTCGACGGATTTCAGGTTCGCCTCGACGACCTTGCGGTCGTCGCGCCGTTCGACGGGCAGATCATGAGCCGTTCGGCTGAGCTTGGCGAGTATCTTAACGCCGGCGACGCCGTTGCCACGCTCGTCAGCGGCGGCACGTTCGAGGCGGTCCTCGACGCACCCGAGGCACTCGACCCGGGCAACATCACTGCCGACGGCTGCGTCGTGCGGCTTGATGCGAGTGGAGCAGAACTCGTCGTCGAGGACGTCCGGATCGTCGGCGACATTGATCCGCGGTCACGGCGCTACGTCGTCGTCATCGACGTCTCTGCACCCGAAGGTGTCGCGCTCGCGCCGGGAATGAGCGTCAGCGCCCAGCTGCCTTCGGGTGGCACCCAAGATCGGCTGATCGTCCCGACCGATGCGATTCGTCGGAATCAGAATGGCGCGTTCGTCTACCTCGCGCTCCAAGACGGCGAAGGCACACCGCCGGTCGGCATTCCGAACGCGGTGGAGATTGCGTTCAAGCGTGGCGACGACGCGATCCTCGCCACGCCGCCGCAAGGTCCGCTTCAGCCGGGCATGCTCGTCGTGACGATGGGTGCCGAGCGGATCTTCTTCCCCGGTGCTCCGCTGGCGATCCAGGAAACGCCCGCCGACGAACCGACCGCCGAGTAG